The window aaattctttgatctaaaaagtAATACAATGACATATAGAGCAATCCAACTTACATCACCTATGAAACTGGTAGCATCACAATTGATCTTCACATAAGTATCATCTGTAGCCCAACGTTCAGAACTATCAGTTATATTGACTGATATTTGAGCAACAAAGACTCCcaaaatatgaacaaatttttgttGTGAAAGGTGATTTTTTGCGATATCCACCATCATCCCAGAATCGATGCGAGTCTTACAGATCGCCTACAATATCGTATGAATCCTTTTTAGAAAATCCTCCGACAACGATacgaaaacacacacaaaacacaAAACATGACATACTAACATCTCAAAATATCGGCACGGTCTTGATAACAAGGTACATCTGTTGTGGTTGTGGACTATAAGACAtactttaatttaaattaacccAAATACTAAGAATTCACAAGCGTATTGAACTGATGATTGACTAATATTTGCCGACCTGCCTACTGCATAGTtcaaacaatttaaataatcacTTATgattcatattaaaattatctatttaagtgatttttataaaatttataataattaataaataaatctgCTATTCATTTAAACGATGATATTAACctttttatgtaaaataataagaaaaattaaaaagatacaTCCCTCTAACTTCTAGTTTAAAAtcagttttttattatttataatattatattaattatgaattattacataaataaatatctttttatattaaaatctaaaataattaaattttgaaatgattttgattttgaaagtCAGAATCAAACATGCTCATAGTCCTTCTCTAACAGCAAAAATAGAATTTAAAACTAGACTAACCCCGAAATCTACGCAACTTGGGATAGAAGAAGCACGgagacaaaacaaaaaaaaacaggtTCATTCCCCAAGATGAGTAAGCCGTAAAATCGGCTAACCCACTGCGAGCCAAAAATCAAACAAACCCCACGCAGGATTGGTTGGGCGGACCCAACAGAAATTGGGCCCGGAAAAAGATAAATATAGGGGGGAGCAAGAGGGGCACGATATGCCTAGTTGATACGAAAACGAAAGTTTCAACTTGACAACTTTAGTGTCCAGGACAAACCAACTAATGAAAGAGCCTGATCGTCACATATCCGTCGCCATTATTTTTATGTTCGGTACTTATCTCTTTCTAGCATAGGTGTATAAATCGGAAAATGAAATTAATCGGTTTATTTGCTTATTTATGATTTATCACAAATTCTTTTGATAAATAGGAGATTTTTAATGAAATCAAAGTTTGATCGATAAAttgatgaaatatttttaaaaatttatcaaaaattaaatgatgactttttaataaattaaggaTATTTAGAACACTGCTTTGTAGCACAATTTGTTTTTATgtagatatatagatatattatatgtaatgtATGTTGTAATATTGACGATTGATTATgactataaaaataattttaaaatgtgaAGAGGTTTTGTTTTTCGGACAACTGGTTTAAGACGTTTATAGCTTAAACTGTACAACAATAGTATCAATTTACACGCTTTCAGTAAATATAGAGAATTTTTTAATGCAGTAAAAAGTAGGAATTAACGGCCGACAAATCATTTACattcatataattaataaaaaaattataatcgaCAGATATTTACACAATTAACAAGTTCCTTACTGTGGAAACTGATACACAACCACCTCTGTAAACGTCAACCTATTATGAGTGGTGGAGGAATGAATGTCTTTACTGAATGGACAGTGAGAGTGAGAAAAGTAGTCCTCCAAATTACTTATATTCCAAGCACGAGAGACAGGATATTTAATTGATTGTGGAATTTTTCGTGAAAATCTGCAGGCTTGTGGAGGCGGAATTACGAAGGGATTAACTTAAAGCTGAAATCttgattgatataaaaatttagcTATATGCTTTTTAAGAACTTCATGTTGTCTTTATTTAGGTAAAAGatttaatgatgttaaaattcaaaatttaaatatttttacgaaATTAAGTGAAGGCATAATCCAGGAAAAGGGATCGAAGCATAGAAATGCAGTAACGTTGAGAGATGGAAGGAACGTGGAAAATGGAAACTGATGGGGGAATTTTTGGTGGAAAAGTGAGACCGTGGAAAAATGATACAGTAGATGAACATGAATGGAAAATACGTAGTAGTAGTATGATTTTAAAGGGAATACAACGTCATAGTGCTGTGCCATGGTTCCATAAAACGACAAACAAGTTACTTGAGCCACTTTGCCCGCACGCACCCTCCGCTTTCCTTTCCCATTCCAACCTCGACGAGTTCAGGAAAAGTAATGCTACATACAAATATGCACTTCAAAAGATTTTGTGAATGATACATGAcatcctatattataatacctgagtctaccACACTATctagttaaccaatcagaaaagaggAATTATTTTAAGATCAATCAGAAACTatttctaaattttagaccaataataATCCTTATTCAACTTTCCTTCTACTAAATTTTAACCAAAGAGGAGCTATTTTAGGAGGCAATCAGAAAACTATTCCTAAATTTAGAGCAATGATAATCCTTATTCAACTTTCCTTCTGctaaattttaacaaatatgtAGTTAACCAATCACAATAGAGGAGTTATTTTAagaaccaatcagaaaaaaaagttattttagaaccattcagaattttttcctaaattttagatcaATAATATCTcttattctacttttttttaactaaattttacactttccttctactaaggggctggtattgtattaggatttttaatgacttttattgacttttaaaatctaggtgtattcaattacaacttttaaatactctttaaaagtaAGGAGGTATTGTATCgggatttttaaaaagtctttcaaagtttgaggtattgaattacaacttttaaagagttattaaaagttagttgttattcaatatatcaatgactttggtggaaaaatataattcatagacttttaatgactttctatgtaaagttgcatatattttttcagaaaattgtcaggccatatttgaaaagatttgacatgactttATCTTCCTTCAATTAACCGGTCGCTCCAACCTAGGGTTCATCACCTAAAAACCAAGGAGAGCTGATCACACCTAAAAACCAAGCAGAGCAGAAAAAACAGTGTGATCTGTGCGTGGATTTATCTACGGATGAGGGGGACCAGAAGTTGCAGTCTGATGCCAGATTCATGTTTGAAAATTCTACTGGAGATGCTGGTGCTGCACCAGATTTTTCGGAGGATGCTTATGAAATTCCTGACcctgaattttataatttcGATGGCAACAAATCCCTTGAGAAATTTGAGATTGGTCAGGTCTGGGCTTTGTACTCTGATGAGGATGGCATGCCGAAGTACTATGGCCGGATAAAGAAGATTGATCTATTGCTACAGTGTAAATTGCATGTGGCGTGGCTCGGTGTTTGTTCAAAATCTATTGACATAATGCAGTGGAATGACAAAAAGATTCCAGTCACCTGTGGGAGATTTCagcttagaaagtggaaaccgAGTGAATACACCAGCACTGCTCCCTTTTCTCATCAGGTAAGAGCAAGAGTAGAAACAAGAGGTAAGAAAGAAGAATATGTCATACTTCCTAGAAAAGGAGAGATTTGTGATTCACAATTAacattatgtttataaatatgattcaatagagtaaagttctatggagaccacttttattggagaccgtggagaccacttatgttctgcaagtgaaatattgcataaaaacattgcaaaacgtatagttttgcacatcatgttgtacaaaatcattatttcactttaaaatcttgaatatcatataagtttcgcatgtagaacattacaaaatgttatattctacaaaatatatttagtttgcaggacattgttcaacttgcagaacatacattatatacctatgaaacatagatgattttcaacaattttaatgaatacatgatatttgttgaacatacttcacaaaataatgtattttatagtgttttgattgcagaacataagtggtctctacggtctccaataaaagtggtctccatagaactttactcagTTTCAATAAAcattattatagtatatataatacagcAATAATATCTTGTACTCGATTTTGTAGTCGCCAGATTTGTGAACATACACCCAACTTGGGTATAGCAGAAGATCGAGAGGGTATAGCAAAAGTTCTAAACGGTTTCAGAAAgactatttatgattttaataaaagtctattaaagtatttcaaaatcatgaatttgtaaaaaaaagtctgttaaagtttttaaaagtcattgtctcgggagtcatgaattgtttttgaaaatcttAAGAAGTCAAAGAGAGTCATTTAAAGtctataaaatccattaaagtcatcctcccaaaatttgtcattaaaagtcatgatacaataccagcccctAAATTTTAACCAATATATAGTTAAACAATCACAAAAAAGAGCTATATTAGGAACCAATATGGCGTTAGCCAATCACAAAAAAGGAACTATTTTACGACtaatatataatactccctctggtcctttATATAAGGTACCTTGATTTTTTGCACATTATTTTAGGAGCTTTGAccacatatttaaaatcaatattttcaaatttttctttttctaaataaaaatataacatatatattattattcagaaaaaaaaattttaaaaatattaattttaaatatgtggtTAGAGTTCTTAAAATAATGTGCAAAGAGTCAAGGTGCCTTATATaaaggaccagagggagtatGACGATTAGAACGAGTTTTTAATTTACTTGATTGAAAAAATACAATCTCCTCGTTAACATGTAATACGTGTCgtacatgatttttttttttttaacgtaaaaACCCGCAGCCACTAccctttaataatttatattatttcataaataagttaagtgcataAAAATTTCCTAAAATATGACTACAAAGACTAATcatgcaaataaaaataaattaatgcataaaaattaattaaattatgtaattataattataataaataatagtgACTGATGTTAGAGTATCTcaaacggcgttggctataatcgttggctaaaagcatctccaaccatgaagaccccttagctaaaaggtgagttgtcatataaaaaataaaaaatttagccaaccacttcaaaagTTCACACTTCAACCATAGTGACcagttgtctataaatttagccaacctcctatggatggctaaatttgtcgaacctctacagacctgtaagaaatctgtaggttaattacacatcatttattaccatattaaactgatatattctacatataacaatctaaatattaatagcatgctattttcaaattatagccaaccaatgtagccaataccatcgaagtacaatgtcttacaggttcagcaaaatttacataatgcgctacaggtccaatttagccaacgattatagtcaaccccattggagatgctctaaatgagaactgtaagacattatgtaaaatttgttgaacctgtaagacattttgcttcaatgatattggctatattgattgactataatttaaaaatagtatgtgattaatattttagattgttaaaatagaatatatcagtttcatatggtaataaatgatgtgcaatcttcttacagattttttacagacctgtagaggttcgacaaatttagttatccataggaggttggctaaaatcataaataacagctgagtatggttggagtatgagtttttcgagctgttggctaattttttttttatttttagtatgcgaactcaccttttagctaagggttttcaatggttggagatgctcttgggGATGCATTCATCGATCTGATCGAACTTAATCCGACATTACTTTATTCAATACGAGAAATTGGAAAAATTTATGATCCTGAAATTACTTGCCTTGCTCCGTCCCCATTCTCTAAggagtcatttgttaaatctagATAGTTGTTCAGGATGATTGGAAATCTAGATGATCAGTTAATATGAATTTCTGAATGAATCATGTTATTTGTTAACAATGATTTAAATCTATCTAAATGatgataattttgaaatatgtttTCGTAAATGATTAATGTCATATTTCTAGAAACCTTCCTTCgctcttaatttatatttattaatataaaaatttattctcTCATGTTCATCCATCACTTTTTTCtctatttttgtttatatattaagaaaattaaaaataaaatcgaGAGTTTAAAGAATATTGGTAGAATTgacatgttaaaaaatataacaattttttaataactatatatattatattatatttgatggcTAATTAAAAGATGCAATTACcaaaaatttttttaataaaaatcaatgaTTTGCTATCAAAATGATCCGTATGGAAAAATGTGACATTGCTAACTGAATCCAGATAATTTAGATTTTAGGTCCGAAATCGGGAGTGGGATCGCATTCACTAATTTCTGAACAATGGTCgatccttatataatatttgattaaaaagaaaatatgatttattttatatttaatttaatataatataatacgtGATACATAATTGATCAAATTCagagtatttaagaaataatattatttttttaaaagaattatacatatattatgtaataaaattgtataaatgatatgaaataatatatacttgaatttttatatacaaatttatttttattttatataattaaccgTTCGGTGCGTAGCACGAGTAAAATGCtagttaattataatataattacacAAATGATAGGTAACATTTATTTTGTGAGAGAATATTGTACCCACACTTTtggaatactccctccgtctcaatttacatgttctttttacttttcgaataatcaaattaactaatttttgatcaactattaaaaaatatttatttattattttttgaaatagaaagttacatattaaaatagattagatttactttttgatgatatttttttaaaaaaatttgtgatcaatttttttcaaaaaatgaattaaaatttatatattttattcaatatataaatttatgtaatatttataatgaatatcatgtaatatttattttttatatttaatatagtgTACAATTTAAGTACTTAATGCACATATcactaaaaattaaatatcatttgatatgtaaaatcattttgatttgGGAATagtttaattaaacaaaaatttaaaaaactgatCACATATCAATATGCAATCttctatgtatattataaatcctgaacagtgccacgtcatcaatgccacatatttcaaaaaaagtccacctcaatgccacatattttagattttgccaagtcattataatttcccttatttatttaagcatatcagaataatcaatcacatatctttgaattcctaaaattgagcgtaatcaatgactgacaattatattaaattttgaatggtaattttcggaataatatatattacattttctaacatagtgatataagtattataaaaagtatttttataataatattacgtTATTATTTAGTATGTATTAAGCATTTTATGTAGGTCAACTTAATAATAGTAGATATGTACTATTACTTGGAGACAACAATCGGGTCGATCGAAACGGGTTTCACAAATTCTAAAATCGAAtccaaactatattataaatcccgaacaatgccaaatcatcaatgttacatatttcaaaaaaaatgtccAAGTCAATggcatctattttaaattttgtcatgtcatataatattccatatttattttagaccaatcagatGTCCTAAGATTCCTAAAATTGTGCGTAATCAATGGGTCGGTCGAAACGGgtttcacaaataccaaaatcgaacccaaattatattataaatcctaaacaatgccaaatcatcaatgccacatatttcaaaaaaagtccACGACAATAACACCTATTTTAAATTGTGTCATAtcatattccatatttattttagaccaatcacatgtcctaaaaatcctaaaattgggcgtaatcaatgactgacaattatattaaattttgaatggtaatgcaataactacattccatagatcatagcattttttgaattttgaatttgtacACAACTAATCAAAATTgatgaagataattatattgaatatactgtcacaattgttaagcttatcatgtatcatataactaagcgttaattatattaatttatatataaataaagtgtttaaaaattaaaattaaaatttataattatatttttatttaatatttaatatctggGAGTCGTCTAATATTTAGCTATGTCACAAATATGTCAATTTTTCATTTtgggaataatatatattaaagtttctaacatagtgacatagatattataaaaagtatttttataaattttaatattacgtCATCAATAGTACGTATTAAACATTTTATGTAGGTCATTTTAATCATAGTAAATATGTATCACTGTTACAGATAGCAATCGGGCCGGTCGAAATTGGTTTCGCAAATACCAAAATCGAACCCAAACTTGAAAAAttcaggaatcttaaacctgAACTTGAAGGATATTACacgagtaattattatttattcaacaaataatattaaatatatataaaatattaaatataaatatcttaattttgttttaattttattatatattaaataataaatatattataaaagatattatgtatgtatgtatgtatgtatgtaatatatatatatatatatatatatatatatatatatatatattcgggttcgggttcgaaaTGAGTTCGGAGTTTTCAGGTCAGGTTCAAATCAAACCCTATCCTGGACCGAAAATTATTCggatttaaaaacaaatttttatctgAAACCCTATAATTTGGGTTTGGTAAAACACAATCCACTCGGTACGAGTTAGACTCGGGTCGGGTAGAATCGTGACTGCCCAATCCCTCATGAAATGTATAATTATCATTATAGTGGATAGTCATTCAAATCTATTTATTCGATTTGACGTATAATTTTGATGTTCTTATTGACATAatgttttgtttgatatataattttagtttaatattgtttgacatataatttcacttgaattttttgatatataataaacttaagtataagagagttatgtctaatataatttttttcttcctactttatactttatttgaacattcaaatataattatttattaaatgtatttgtgaaataataataataacaaaattcaataaaaatttaaagcccgtgcgcggagcgcgggcaaAAACACTAGTTTCTCACAAAAGTCTGTAACAAATTTGTAAGAATattgcacataatttattatcatattttacgGGTAAATACTatcttaacaatttaaaatattaataacatactacttttaaattatagtcaatcaATACGACCAATACCATTAAAACAATGttacaaattcaacaaattttacttgCAGGTTCAATTTAACAAACAATTATAGTCAAGCAGATGCTCTAATCATAATTGACTTATAAATCGCGTTGTCAAACATGCCATATATTAACATCAGAGTAGTGAAAAAACTCGTATCAAAATCTATCAACCCCCTCGAACTCGAAGGCTCGAACCCTTGCATGCCCTTATCTCATTATCTGTATTGATTTGCCATGCTAGATTTTATAGAATATGATAAATAATGCGCACTCCAAATTCTCAGCAATCTCTTGTTTCATAATTATACACTTTTGCATTCTTTTTCTTCGAATTTCCTAATGTATCTCATTTcctaaatttgttaatttgacgCGCACTGAGATTTTCACCCTCTTTTAAAGCTagcaaaaaatatttgtttacaaaatattaattttatattattagctCATCATTGTAAAGAATATTGTTAGAACAAAACACATTTTCAGTTATCAAATATTCATAGAGAAGATCCCTTCGAAATGCTTCCATGTAAAGTTCTAGAGTATCTTCAAACCCGAATTCTTTCTTTGAAAAGTGACGTGACAACCTAAATTCAGAGAATCGGAGAAACAAAGCAAATCTTTGCCGAAAATATACAATTTCTCAAACTCGTTCTCTGGTATATCAGATTCTTTTTAAGTACTTGCTAACCTAGATAagcttatttttaatattgtatatgcATGTagaattctaatatttttaatattgtagcTTAATCATTATGATATTTAAACTGTTGATATTTAGAGAAAATTAGTTCTGAAACTTTCTTTTAATATatcagaaactaaaaaaaagtaattttaatttttgatatttttcatcctaaGATTCAAGAATATTAGAAAAAAAGAAAGGAGCTATATGAGAAACGCATCTACACGCCCcgcttctcttttatataaatatattgattgattaataattttagaaaaataaattaagaccAGATTAAAACACAAAAGCAACAATgcgtatttataatttttggccAAGTGATTATCAATTTATCATCCATATGTACGGAGCTTTCGATATCTTTTGAGGATCTATGGACGAAAAGAAAGAATAgactctaatatttttttatataaaatgcaTAGAGCGGGTGTTTGGCACGGACTTATAAGCCcggcttctgaattataagttagaagcacctatttgtatcgtttgtgtaagaagttaagaagtacttaaaaaaaactACGATTACTAGCTTTCGTCTCACGGCTTccacttatttcccaaacacttttatcacttacGAGGCATGTTTATAACTTCtaattcacttttttactttaagcaataatcaattattttaaactcactcaaacggcCCCACAAGCTCCTTTGTGTAAAATACAAGCAATTACAACAAATTCCCGAGTTCATGCAAAATAATTGCACCTCACTTCCtcaatattcaataaaataattttgaacagTTTTCGTGGCCAAGAAATGCatctaaataatattaaaaattgggCATCTTCCAGCTCCCTTCCAAAAGCGCGAGTGTGAAAGTGAAAGCAGGTAGCTTTTTGTTGCCTCCCTGTATCTATATATTCCCCCCACCTCTCACTCCCTCCTTTCCACTCCAACCCCCATAATCTTTCACCTGCAATAATATTATCCCCTCAACATAttctctcttcttttttctcaacagatccaaaaaaaaaaactatgggGTCGTCACCAGATCATATAGCAGATGAAGGCTTAGCTTTAGATGTTATTCGACAACATCTCCTTCTCGATGACTTCTCCTTCATGGAAAACTACGTCTTCCCAAGCTCATCGATAGATCAATCCACCACGACTTCTTCCGACAACACTTCGCTCGTTTCCGATCTTACTTTCAACAACAACGTTGCTGTGGATAGCTACGTGGCAGGTTCTCATGATGCCACGTTGAATCAGTTTAGTTTTCAGCATCATAGTGCGATGAAGCGGACTAATAGTAGTAGCTTTAGTGAACGCAAGCCTGCGTTGAATATAGCGGTCCCGCCGGCGAGTAAAGTAGGGTTCCAGCCGGCGGCGAAGTTGAGTGACCGGAGAGTGGCGGATTCCGGCGAGAAACGACACTATAGAGGCGTGAGGCAACGGCCGTGGGGCAAATTCGCGGCGGAGATCCGCGACCCGAATAGAAAAGGATCTAGGGTTTGGCTTGGCACCTTTGACACGGCAATCGACGCCGCCAAAGCCTACGATAGGGCGGCTTTCAGGTTACGTGGAAGCAAAGCTATCCTGAACTTCCCGCACGAGATCGCTCAGTCGCCGGAAACCTCACCGCCGGTGTCGAACATCGGCCGGAAGAGAGTGA of the Daucus carota subsp. sativus chromosome 4, DH1 v3.0, whole genome shotgun sequence genome contains:
- the LOC108215993 gene encoding ethylene-responsive transcription factor 5, whose product is MGSSPDHIADEGLALDVIRQHLLLDDFSFMENYVFPSSSIDQSTTTSSDNTSLVSDLTFNNNVAVDSYVAGSHDATLNQFSFQHHSAMKRTNSSSFSERKPALNIAVPPASKVGFQPAAKLSDRRVADSGEKRHYRGVRQRPWGKFAAEIRDPNRKGSRVWLGTFDTAIDAAKAYDRAAFRLRGSKAILNFPHEIAQSPETSPPVSNIGRKRVKENKAEQEREIKREKVSEDSNCEVVAAGACPLTPSMWTEVWEGGEEKGGIFEIPPLSPLSPYLNFTQLNAGDVKKQQVAQQ